Sequence from the Sphingobacteriaceae bacterium GW460-11-11-14-LB5 genome:
TGATTTCAAGTCAATCCATTCAGGTAGCTTATAAGGGAATTAAGCTGTTATCAACCAAAACTTATTATTGGAAAGTCCGTGTGTGGGATAATTCAGGAAAGCCGTCTGCCTGGAGCACCTCAGCATTTTGGCAAATGGGATTACTTTATTCCGATGACTGGAAAGGGGCAAAATGGATTGCTTATGAAAAGCTGGCCGATTCGAATGTAAACAGCTTGCCAACGGATGATAAAAAAGACAAATACAATGAGAATAACGTCTTACCGATGTTCCGCAAGGGTTTTAAGGTAACGAAGACTGTTAAGAAAGCCACGGCTTTTATTTCTGGTTTAGGCCATTTTGAAATGAGTTTAAACGGATCGAAGGTTGGAGACGATTTTCTGGCGCCCGGCTGGACAAAATACGATAAAGAGGCTTTATACCTTACCTATGATTTAACCAGACAACTTAAAAAAGGTGAAAATGCCATTGGTGTGATGCTGGGTAACGGTTTCTATTATATTCCGCCGGTTAAAGAACGCTATAGAAAATTAAAAGTAGCTTATGGTTATCCGAAAATGATCTGCAGGTTACTGATCGAATACAACGATGGTACTTCAGCCAATATCATCAGTAACCAGGACTGGAAAACTGCACCATCACCAATTACTTTTTCGAGTATTTATGGTGGTGAAGATTATAATGCCAATCTCGAGCAAAAAGGCTGGAATTTAGCTGGTTTTGACGATACAAAATGGAAATCTGCCTTATGGGTTGATGGACCGAAACTAAATGCACAGAAAGAAGAACCCATCAAGGTTTTTGAAAATTTTACTGCGCAAAATGTTACTTCGGTAGCCAATAACGAGTGGGTTTACGATATGGGGCAAAATTCATCGGCGATTATCGAATTAAAAGTCCGCGGTAAAAAAGGCGATACCATTCGCATTAGCCCAGCTGAGTTATTAAAAACAGATGGTACGGTAACGCAAAAAAATATCGGAGGTCCATCTTATTTTACTTACATATTAAAAGGAGCGGGTTTAGAAATCTGGCGACCGAAATTCTTTTATACCGGATTTCGTTATTTGCAGGTTAAAGGTGGCGTTCCAGTGGGTAAAGAAAATGCATCGGGTAAAGCCGTAATCGAAGATTTAAAAGCCTTACACATTAGGAATGCAGCAGCGCAAGTGGGGAAATTCACTTCTTCAAATGAATTGTTTAATAAAACCTTCAATCTGATCGATTGGGCCATTAAAAGCAATATGGTAAGTGTTTTTACCGATTGTCCGCACCGCGAAAAATTGGGTTGGCTGGAAGAATTACACTTAATGGGAAGTTCTGTACGGTACAATTACAAGGCTGCGCCCTTGTTTAAAAAAGCTTTGCAGGATATGAAAAACTCACAATTGGCCAATGGTTTGATCCCTGAAATTTCACCAGAATATGTAAAATTCGAATGGGGCGGCGATATGTTCCGCGATTCGCCAGAATGGGGAAGTAGTGGGATTTTGATGCCTTGGTATTTATATCAATGGTATGGCGATAAGCAGGCAATGATTGATTATTACCCGATGATGCAGCGGTACATAAATTATCTTGGCACTAAGGCTAATGGTCACATCCTGTCGCAGGGTTTAGGCGATTGGTACGATTTAGGCCCGAAACCGCCAGGTGTTTCTCAATTAACCCCGATGGGCGTTACCGCAACGGCAATTTATTACTACGATTTAAATATCCTCGAAAAAATGGCCGCGCTTTTAGGTAAAAAAGCAGATGCAATGGCCTATGCAAAACTTGCTGCTGAAGTCAGAAGTGCTTTCAATAGTAAATTTTTCGATGCCAAAACAAAGCAATATGCAACGGGTTCACAAGCAGCGAATGCAATGGCCGTATATATGGGCCTGGTGGAAGAAAAAGATAAAAATGCGGTAATCGATAACCTGGTTAAAGATATCAGAGATCGTAAAAACAGTTTAACCGCTGGTGATATTGGCTATCGTTACGTTCTGCGTGTTTTAGAAGACGCCGGAAAATCGGATGTGATTTTTGATATGAACAGCCGTTCTGACGTACCTGGTTATGGGATGCAGCTAGCCAAAGGTGCAACAGCCTTAACCGAATCGTGGGCCGCCTTGCCAACGGTATCCAACAATCATTTTATGCTGGGGCACTTAATGGAATGGCTTTACAGCGGCATTGGTGGTATTCGACAGGAAGAAAATGCCGTTGCCTTTAAGCACATTAAAATCGAACCTGAAGTGATTGGCGATTTAACTTCTGCTGATGTAAGTTACGATGCTCCGTATGGCAAAATTTCTACAAAGTGGATCAAAACCGACAAAAGTTTTACTTTAGAAATCAATATTCCTGTAAATACAAAAGCGACAGTTTATTTCCCTGTTTTACCGAAATATGATATCTCGGAAGCATATAATTCATCGTTTGCAGATGCAGGAACAGAAAATGGAAAAACCAAATTGGCTATCGGGTCAGGTTATTATAAATTTAATTTAACGTACAAATGAAAAAGGTAATCCTCGCATTGTTTCTTTTTGTTAGTGCATTTAAATTGAATGCCCAAAGCACTAATCCTGTTTCAGCAGAAACCATGGAAAAGATTTACCAGGAAGTGAAAACTCCTTATAAATATGGCCTGGTAATGGTGCCAGCAGATAAAGACCATAAAATGGATTGCCCGACTATATTTAGAAAGGGTAAGTATTGGTACATGACTTATCTGATTTTTAGCGGTCGCGGTTACGAAACCTGGCTGGCGAAGAGTAAAGATTTATTGCATTGGGAGAATCAAGGTAAGCTGATGTCGTTTGGTGATGCAGGTCATTGGGACGATAACCAAAAAGCAGGTTATAATGCATTGCTGGATACCAGATGGGGTGGAAATTACGGTGTAAAGCCATTTGATGGTAAATACTGGATGTCGTATTTCGGTGGTAAAGAAAAAGGTTATGAAGTAGAGCCCTTGTCAATCGGCATGGCTTATACAAGCAAAGATCCATCAATAGTTCAGGAGTGGAGCCGCCTGGATAAACCCGTTTTAACATCAGGCGATGCAGATGTACGCTGGTGGGAAAACCGCAACAAACTTTTTAAAAGCACCGTAATTGAAGATAAACAAAAACTTACCGGACATGCATTTGTGATGTACTATAATGCTGTTGGCGATTCACTATTGAACAATAAAAAAACACGCTGGTATGAACGGATTGGTATGGCCGTTTCTGATGATATGGTTCACTGGCAACGGTTCAATAAAAACCCGGTCGTTCATCATCCTGTTGGCATTACCGGCGATGCTGTCATCCAAAAGGTTAACGGAACCTGGGTAATGTTTTACTTCGGCGCCTTCTGGCAAGATAGAAAGGGTTCATTTAATCGCTTTGTAGCTTCGAATGACCTGGTCAACTGGACTGACTGGACAGGCGAAAACCTGATTGAATCATCAGAAAAATATGATGAATTATATGCACATAAATCTTTCGTTTTGAAGTATAAAGGCACGGTGTATCATTTTTACTGCGCGGTAAATAAACAAGACCAACGCGGAATTGCGGTAGCCACTTCAAAAGATTTAGGTAAGAGCACATTAAATTTTGTAAGCGAAAAGAAGAATTAGAATGAAGATAACTCAATTTACATATCAGATTTTTGTGCTGACGATTTTAGCTGGTTTTGCAGGATTTCAATGCGCGGCTTTAAATTCCGTCATTTCGACTGTAGCGCAGTGGAATGGAGAAATCTATAAGAATCGTTTGAATATAGATTTCTCCACTACGGTCGAAATGACGACCGTTTCTACTTCACGCACCAGAATTAGCTTCAATAAAGATTGGAAATTCTTTTTAGGTGATGAACCAAATGCGAAATCTCCAGCCTATAATGATATTAAATGGAGAAAACTCACCTTACCACACGATTGGAGCATTGAAGGTAAATTTGATGAGAAAAATCCGGCCAAACCAGAGGGTGGAGGTTTACCTACCGGCATAGGCTGGTACAGGAAGGAATTTATAGCACCAGCTAATTTTAAGAATAGAATAATCAACATCGAATTTGATGGCGTATATAAAAACAGTGAGGTTTGGATCAATGGCCATTACCTGGGCAAAAGGCCTTATGGCTACAGCTCCTTTTCTTATGAGATCAGCAAATTTTTAAAGCCTGGAAAAAACAGTATTGCAGTTAAGGTTGATAATTCAGCACAGCCCGATTCACGTTGGTATTCTGGCTCGGGGATTTATAGAAATGTATGGTTAACCTCAGCGGCTGCCGTTTCGGTAAAACGTAATGGTGTTTTTGTGAAAACTACTATAATTAGCGGCGATAAAGGTCAGAGCGTTGAAAACCGGATTTTATCTCCTGGTGAAAGTATGGCATCAATTGCTGTTGATATCGAACTCGAAAATAAATTCAACACAAAAGGTACTTATAAAATCCTGACCACCATTTTCGATGATAAGGGAACAAAACTTCAGCAAAAGCAATGGCCGATGGCGGTTGATCAAAATGCATTGAAGTTAGTTACCAATGGTTTGAGTATTGCAAATCCAAAGTTGTGGTCGGTTGAGCAACCCGTGATGTACAAACTGCTTACAGAGATTATGCAGGCGGATGGAAAAATTATCGACAGTTATACTACGGCATTTGGGATTCGCGATTTTAATTTCGATGCACAAAAAGGCTTTTCTTTAAATGGGAAACCGATGAAAATTTTGGGCGTTTGCCTGCACCACGATTTGGGTGCTTTAGGCGCAGCAGTAAATGTACGTGCCATGGAACGCCAGCTGGAAATCATGAAAGCAATGGGGGTAAATGCCATCCGTACCGCTCATAACCCTCCGGCACCTGAGTTTTTAGATCTATGCGATAAAATGGGGTTCCTCGTAATGGATGAGGCTTTTGATATGTGGGTGAAAAAGAAAAATAAAAACGATTACCACCTGAATTTCCCAGAATGGCACAAAAGCGATTTAGAGGAAATGATTAAACGAGATCGTAACCACCCATCCATTATACTGTGGAGTATTGGAAATGAAATCCGTGAACAGTTCGATAGTACAGGTGTGGCGATTACAAAAGAATTGGTGGGGATTGTTAAAAATCTCGATAAAACACGACCCGTCATTTCGGCGTTGACAGAAACAAAAGCTGAAAAGAATTTTATCTATCAAGCCAATGCACTGGATATTTATGGCCTTAACTACAACCATAAATTATATAAAGATTTTCCTGAAAATTATCCAGGTGTTAAATTCCTGGCAACAGAAACTACTTCAGCTTTAGAAACCAGAGGTTTTTACGATACAGCCGATACCATCCGCCGTTGGCCAAAAGACGGAAAAACCAAGTTTACTGAAGGTAACAGCGAATGGTCAGCATCTGCTTACGATAATGTTTCAGCTTATTGGGGCTCCACACATGAAGAAACCTGGGCAGCCGCTAAAAAATACGATCATGTATCTGGCTTATTCGTTTGGACGGGTTTCGATTATCTGGGCGAACCTTTACCTTATCCATGGCCAGCCAGAAGCTCCTATTTTGGAATAGTTGATTTGGCAGGATTCCCGAAAGATTCATATTACATGTATCAAAGCGAGTGGACCAACAAACCCGTATTGCACATCCTGCCGCATTGGAACTGGAAGCAGGGTAAGTCGGTTGAAGTATGGGCTTATTACAACAATGCCGATGAAGTAGAACTTTATCTGAACGGAAAATCCTTAGGTAAAAGATCAAAACAAGGTGATGACTTACATGTGCTTTGGAAGGTGCCTTTTGAGCCCGGAACTTTAAAAGCAGTATCCCGTAAAAATGGGAAAGAAGTTTTAGTGCGAGAGATGAAAACCGCAGGAGATCCGGCGAAAATTGAATTAATCGCTGATAGAAAAAATATTAAAGCCGATGGCAAGGATTTATCTTTTATCACGGTCCGCATTTTAGATGCGGCAGGGAATGTAGTGCCAAACGCTAATAATCTGGTCGATTTTAAAGTAGATGGTGTTGGTTTTATTGCTGGTGTTGATAATGGATTTCAGGCAAGTATTGAGCCTTTCAAGGCCAATTACCGCAAAGCATTTCATGGTTTATGTTTAGCCATATTGCAATCGACTGAAAAAAGCGGTGAAATCAAACTAACCGCATCATCAGCTGGTTTGGCGTCTTCATCGATCATTATTAAAACGGGTAAATAAAAAAAATAATAAAGGTTTTGTCATTCTGAGGAACGAAGAATCTGCAAGAGATAAGAAACAGGCTCTGCTAAGACAGTAGCTGATGCGTGGGTTGAGGAAAACAGTTAGGGATTCTTCACTGCGTTCAGAATGACAAAAAATAAAGAGAAAATATAGTGGAGAAGACGATTAACTTAAAAGGAATAACCTGGAATCACAGTCGTGGGCTTTTGCCGATGGTGGCAACCGCACAGCGCTTTGCTGAATTGCATCCTAATGTTCACATTACCTGGGAGAAAAGAAGTTTGCAGCAATTTGCCGATTTTTCCATTCAGGAATTGGCAGAACGGTTCGACTTGTTGGTTATCGACCATCCATGGGCAGGTTTTGCCGCTAAAACAAAATCTATTGTGCCTTTGGATGTTTACCTTTCTGATGAATATTTAAAAGACCAGGAAGAAAATGCTGTTGGCCAATCCTACGAGAGTTATTTTTATGATGACCATTTATGGGCTTTGCCAATAGATGCCGCAACACCGGTAGCCGCTTCAAGGCCAGATTTACTTGCCGAAAGAGGATTGCACCTGCCTGAATCTTTTGACGATTTATTGGAACTTGCTGATAGAGGTTTAGTCGCTTTTGCGGGTATTCCGATTGATGTACTAATGAATTTTTACACACTTTGCTGCTCATTCGGCGAAGATCCTTGCCAAAACGATGAAGAAGTGGTTTCGGCAGAAACAGGGGTTAAAGTACTGAAAATGTATCGCGAGCTGGCGGCAAAAATGGATAAAGCCAACTTCAATAGAAACCCCATTCAGGTGTATGAAGCCATGACTTTAAGTGATGAAATAGCTTATTGCCCTTTCGCTTATGGTTATTCAAATTATTCGCGTAACGGTTACGCCCGTAAAACCCTGCATTTTCACGATATGATTAGTTTAGATGGGGAAACCAGGCTGAGAAGCACGCTGGGCGGAACCGGTTTAGCCATCTCTGCCAAATGTGAAGCGCTCGAGGTTGCTGCTAAATATGTAGAATTTGTAGGTTCTCCAGCTTGTCAATCTACATTGTTTTTTGAAAGCGGTGGCCAGCCCGGACATTTAGCAGCCTGGAGAAATGAAGAAGTAAACCGCCAGAGCCATAATTATTTCCTGAATACATTACCAGCTTTGCAAAGGGCATTTCTTCGTCCGCGATACCACGGGTCTATGTATTTTCAAGACCATGCAGGCGACGTTGTTCGCGATTATTTAATGAATGGCGGAGATGAAATTCAGGTGTTAACCGCCCTGAACGCATTATATCAGAAATCTAAAAGTTTAGTATTATCATGAACAGGCCGTTAGAAGGACTTTTGGTTTTAGAGTTTTGCCAATTTTTGGCGGGACCATCGGCTGGATTAAAACTGGCTGATTTGGGTGCCCGTGTGATTAAAATTGAGCGACCAAAAACAGGCGATGCTTGTAGACAACTATCTATTAAAAATCTCTTTGTAGATGAAGATAGTTTGCTTTTTCACACCATAAACCGCAATAAAGAAAGTTATGCTGCCGATTTAAAGAATCCTGAAGATTTAGAGAAATTAAAAAAACTAATCAGTAAGGCCGACGTCATGACGCACAATTTCCGTCCGGGTGTAATGGAAAAAATTGGTCTGGATTACCAAACGGTTCAAAATATTAATCCCAAAATTGTTTATGGTGTAGTAACCGGTTATGGCAATGAAGGACCATGGAAAAACAAACCGGGTCAGGACTTATTGGTTCAATCCGTCTCAGGTCTTACTTTTTTATCAGGAGTTGATGTAGATGGGCCTGTTCCATTTGGTCTTTCCGTTTCTGATATCATGTGTGGAAACCATCTGGTGCAAGGAATAATGGCCGCTTTGATCAAAAGAGCCAAAACCAACAAAAGTGTTTTAGTAGAAGTAAGCTTACTGGAATCAATTTTAGATGTGCAATTTGAGGTATTAACAACCTACCTGAACGATGGCGGGAAATTACCCGATAGAAGCGGAGCAAAGGGAAGTGCGCACGCCTACCTCAGTGCACCTTATGGCATGTACGAAACTGCCGATGGTTATATTGCCATGGCAATGGGCAATCTCCCAAATATCTGCGCAATCATTAATTGCGATATTACTGATCTGTATGTAGAAGCAGGGTCGGCCTTTGAAAACCGTGATCAGTTGATTGTGCGTTTAGCTGCCACTTTTAAAAAGGAAAATACTAAAACCTGGGTCGAATTGTTAGAAAATCACGGAATCTGGTGTGCTGAAGTATTAAATTATCAAAAGGCAACCGCTTTGAGTACTTACAAAAAACTGGATATCGCGCAGGAATTAAACTTAGATGGAGGCAAAACCATCAAGACAACCGTTAGCCCGATCCGTTTGGATAGGGAGAAGTTATTTGCTTCGAAAGCCGCGCCAAAATTGGGGGGAAATACTTCTGATATTAATAAAGAGTTTGAATTGAATTAGAGTGTACGTCACCCTGACCTGAGTTTACGAAAGCTATGCAGTAAATTTATTTCAGGGTATATCTAGCAGGAAAGATGCTGAAATAAATTCAGCATGACGAACATTCTTGTTGAAGTGACGATTTAAAGAAATAAAATTATGAGACCGCTTGAAGATTATTTAGTTATTGATTTCAGCCAGTTTCTTTCTGGTCCTTCGGCAGGCTTGCGCCTGGCCGACATGGGTGCCCGTGTAATCAAAATTGAGCGTTTGGGTGTTGGCGATATCTGCCGCACGCTTTACACTTCGAACCTGATTATGAATGGCGAATCGTCGGTTTTTCATGCCATCAATAGAAATAAAGAGAGCTTTGAAGTTGATTTAAAAAGTGAAGAAGACTGCGAAATGGTCCGCGAGCTGCTAAAAAAAGCAGACGTAATGATTCACAACTTCCGCCCAGGTGTAATGGAACGTTTGGGTTTCGACTATCAATCGGTTACCGCTATAAATCCTAACATTATTTATGGTGAAATTTCTGGTTACGGAACCGCTACCGAATGGAAAAATAAGCCAGGTCA
This genomic interval carries:
- a CDS encoding alpha-L-rhamnosidase, encoding MSKLVIFSWLYLLSIPLFAQDIKVAQLDCEYRNNPIGIDVLSPGLSWKLQSSKHNVMQVAYQILVSGSQSNLDKNIGEVWDSKKVISSQSIQVAYKGIKLLSTKTYYWKVRVWDNSGKPSAWSTSAFWQMGLLYSDDWKGAKWIAYEKLADSNVNSLPTDDKKDKYNENNVLPMFRKGFKVTKTVKKATAFISGLGHFEMSLNGSKVGDDFLAPGWTKYDKEALYLTYDLTRQLKKGENAIGVMLGNGFYYIPPVKERYRKLKVAYGYPKMICRLLIEYNDGTSANIISNQDWKTAPSPITFSSIYGGEDYNANLEQKGWNLAGFDDTKWKSALWVDGPKLNAQKEEPIKVFENFTAQNVTSVANNEWVYDMGQNSSAIIELKVRGKKGDTIRISPAELLKTDGTVTQKNIGGPSYFTYILKGAGLEIWRPKFFYTGFRYLQVKGGVPVGKENASGKAVIEDLKALHIRNAAAQVGKFTSSNELFNKTFNLIDWAIKSNMVSVFTDCPHREKLGWLEELHLMGSSVRYNYKAAPLFKKALQDMKNSQLANGLIPEISPEYVKFEWGGDMFRDSPEWGSSGILMPWYLYQWYGDKQAMIDYYPMMQRYINYLGTKANGHILSQGLGDWYDLGPKPPGVSQLTPMGVTATAIYYYDLNILEKMAALLGKKADAMAYAKLAAEVRSAFNSKFFDAKTKQYATGSQAANAMAVYMGLVEEKDKNAVIDNLVKDIRDRKNSLTAGDIGYRYVLRVLEDAGKSDVIFDMNSRSDVPGYGMQLAKGATALTESWAALPTVSNNHFMLGHLMEWLYSGIGGIRQEENAVAFKHIKIEPEVIGDLTSADVSYDAPYGKISTKWIKTDKSFTLEINIPVNTKATVYFPVLPKYDISEAYNSSFADAGTENGKTKLAIGSGYYKFNLTYK
- a CDS encoding glycosylase encodes the protein MKKVILALFLFVSAFKLNAQSTNPVSAETMEKIYQEVKTPYKYGLVMVPADKDHKMDCPTIFRKGKYWYMTYLIFSGRGYETWLAKSKDLLHWENQGKLMSFGDAGHWDDNQKAGYNALLDTRWGGNYGVKPFDGKYWMSYFGGKEKGYEVEPLSIGMAYTSKDPSIVQEWSRLDKPVLTSGDADVRWWENRNKLFKSTVIEDKQKLTGHAFVMYYNAVGDSLLNNKKTRWYERIGMAVSDDMVHWQRFNKNPVVHHPVGITGDAVIQKVNGTWVMFYFGAFWQDRKGSFNRFVASNDLVNWTDWTGENLIESSEKYDELYAHKSFVLKYKGTVYHFYCAVNKQDQRGIAVATSKDLGKSTLNFVSEKKN
- a CDS encoding glycoside hydrolase family 2 — encoded protein: MTTVSTSRTRISFNKDWKFFLGDEPNAKSPAYNDIKWRKLTLPHDWSIEGKFDEKNPAKPEGGGLPTGIGWYRKEFIAPANFKNRIINIEFDGVYKNSEVWINGHYLGKRPYGYSSFSYEISKFLKPGKNSIAVKVDNSAQPDSRWYSGSGIYRNVWLTSAAAVSVKRNGVFVKTTIISGDKGQSVENRILSPGESMASIAVDIELENKFNTKGTYKILTTIFDDKGTKLQQKQWPMAVDQNALKLVTNGLSIANPKLWSVEQPVMYKLLTEIMQADGKIIDSYTTAFGIRDFNFDAQKGFSLNGKPMKILGVCLHHDLGALGAAVNVRAMERQLEIMKAMGVNAIRTAHNPPAPEFLDLCDKMGFLVMDEAFDMWVKKKNKNDYHLNFPEWHKSDLEEMIKRDRNHPSIILWSIGNEIREQFDSTGVAITKELVGIVKNLDKTRPVISALTETKAEKNFIYQANALDIYGLNYNHKLYKDFPENYPGVKFLATETTSALETRGFYDTADTIRRWPKDGKTKFTEGNSEWSASAYDNVSAYWGSTHEETWAAAKKYDHVSGLFVWTGFDYLGEPLPYPWPARSSYFGIVDLAGFPKDSYYMYQSEWTNKPVLHILPHWNWKQGKSVEVWAYYNNADEVELYLNGKSLGKRSKQGDDLHVLWKVPFEPGTLKAVSRKNGKEVLVREMKTAGDPAKIELIADRKNIKADGKDLSFITVRILDAAGNVVPNANNLVDFKVDGVGFIAGVDNGFQASIEPFKANYRKAFHGLCLAILQSTEKSGEIKLTASSAGLASSSIIIKTGK
- a CDS encoding ABC transporter substrate-binding protein, giving the protein MEKTINLKGITWNHSRGLLPMVATAQRFAELHPNVHITWEKRSLQQFADFSIQELAERFDLLVIDHPWAGFAAKTKSIVPLDVYLSDEYLKDQEENAVGQSYESYFYDDHLWALPIDAATPVAASRPDLLAERGLHLPESFDDLLELADRGLVAFAGIPIDVLMNFYTLCCSFGEDPCQNDEEVVSAETGVKVLKMYRELAAKMDKANFNRNPIQVYEAMTLSDEIAYCPFAYGYSNYSRNGYARKTLHFHDMISLDGETRLRSTLGGTGLAISAKCEALEVAAKYVEFVGSPACQSTLFFESGGQPGHLAAWRNEEVNRQSHNYFLNTLPALQRAFLRPRYHGSMYFQDHAGDVVRDYLMNGGDEIQVLTALNALYQKSKSLVLS
- a CDS encoding carnitine dehydratase, with protein sequence MNRPLEGLLVLEFCQFLAGPSAGLKLADLGARVIKIERPKTGDACRQLSIKNLFVDEDSLLFHTINRNKESYAADLKNPEDLEKLKKLISKADVMTHNFRPGVMEKIGLDYQTVQNINPKIVYGVVTGYGNEGPWKNKPGQDLLVQSVSGLTFLSGVDVDGPVPFGLSVSDIMCGNHLVQGIMAALIKRAKTNKSVLVEVSLLESILDVQFEVLTTYLNDGGKLPDRSGAKGSAHAYLSAPYGMYETADGYIAMAMGNLPNICAIINCDITDLYVEAGSAFENRDQLIVRLAATFKKENTKTWVELLENHGIWCAEVLNYQKATALSTYKKLDIAQELNLDGGKTIKTTVSPIRLDREKLFASKAAPKLGGNTSDINKEFELN